From a single Fusobacterium pseudoperiodonticum genomic region:
- a CDS encoding N-acetylmuramoyl-L-alanine amidase: MKVALIIGHNSRSKGAYSSIIGSEFDYWKRIAMKIKTIIPDIVDVYERSPNKYYTREMFQVLEKLNQNKYAFCLELHFNSSTDKSANGCECYIYHKNNEAKMLATNFMHQLHNIFNVKIRNNHGINLVSSSQVRGGYGICKSKWTYILIEPFFGSNPGEALKFYDKNKIVELLIKFIIENT; this comes from the coding sequence ATGAAAGTTGCTTTAATTATTGGACATAATTCAAGAAGTAAGGGAGCTTATTCTTCTATCATAGGAAGCGAATTTGATTATTGGAAAAGAATTGCAATGAAAATTAAAACTATTATTCCTGATATAGTTGATGTATATGAGAGAAGCCCAAACAAATATTACACCAGGGAAATGTTTCAGGTTCTGGAAAAATTAAATCAAAATAAATATGCTTTCTGTCTTGAACTTCATTTTAATTCATCAACAGACAAATCGGCTAATGGTTGCGAATGTTACATCTATCATAAAAACAATGAAGCTAAAATGTTGGCCACAAATTTTATGCATCAGTTACACAATATATTTAATGTAAAAATTAGAAATAATCACGGAATAAATTTAGTTTCTAGTTCTCAAGTACGGGGAGGATATGGAATCTGTAAGAGCAAATGGACCTATATTTTGATTGAGCCTTTTTTTGGAAGTAATCCAGGAGAGGCATTAAAATTTTATGATAAAAATAAAATAGTGGAACTTTTGATAAAATTTATTATAGAAAATACCTAG
- a CDS encoding DUF1353 domain-containing protein, whose amino-acid sequence MEMSKLLVKDLMNGKFELISDYIYQIENYVIKVPKSFVTDYASIPRIFRAIVLPYGKHSGASVVHDYLYSKGCELNIERKKADKIFLEILKEEGVNPILARLMYIAVRCFGKTRYKIK is encoded by the coding sequence ATGGAAATGTCAAAGTTGTTGGTTAAGGATCTTATGAATGGAAAGTTTGAATTAATTTCTGATTACATATACCAGATAGAAAATTATGTTATAAAAGTACCTAAATCTTTTGTAACAGATTATGCTTCCATACCTAGGATATTTAGAGCTATTGTTCTTCCCTATGGAAAACATAGTGGGGCAAGTGTTGTGCATGACTATCTTTATTCAAAGGGCTGTGAGCTGAATATTGAAAGAAAAAAAGCAGATAAAATATTCTTGGAAATCTTAAAAGAAGAAGGAGTTAATCCTATTTTAGCTAGACTGATGTATATTGCAGTTAGATGTTTTGGAAAAACTAGATATAAAATAAAATAG
- a CDS encoding DUF1353 domain-containing protein produces the protein MPELCEFDLRFYGYKKWILKKKYSYKVNNRIIEVPENFITDLASIPKIFQNIFEPAGENYTRGAVIHDYLYSKDCKYIDISRKEADKIFLEIMKERGVPFWKRHLIYKAVKFFGWIFFRKE, from the coding sequence ATGCCTGAATTATGTGAGTTTGATTTAAGATTTTATGGTTATAAAAAGTGGATATTAAAGAAAAAATATTCCTATAAAGTTAATAATAGAATAATTGAAGTACCTGAAAATTTTATAACAGATTTAGCAAGTATTCCTAAAATATTTCAAAATATTTTTGAACCTGCTGGAGAGAACTATACTCGTGGTGCAGTAATCCACGATTATTTATATTCAAAAGATTGTAAATATATTGATATTAGTCGGAAAGAAGCAGATAAAATTTTTCTGGAGATTATGAAAGAAAGAGGGGTACCTTTTTGGAAAAGACACTTAATATATAAAGCAGTAAAATTTTTTGGCTGGATATTTTTCCGAAAGGAGTAA